In Jejubacter calystegiae, the following are encoded in one genomic region:
- a CDS encoding response regulator, whose translation MKRGSAISITLLALWVLLLSGATARAAGLPLQLAPRMVVNPPALFLSPPVSRWLQNHSRINVGIWGPSQPPVTLWMERGQLAGIDADYLAVIESALNLHFNLRYFATREQAIAALNRGDIAMLAVWRPELESDGRVAASAAWLQDSAVIVSASAAHVRLRDIDMGLFALMRGQDPNPDPDGPSPRAFQDYYHAIQSVSSGQAQAVALNHITARYLTRDGQADNVWLIPERDLGAINFSFGVNRDAPHLLTAIDEVLRRLSLVSRLRIIHGWGVDSDEEQTARRLSLTAAERRWLQQHQPITVILDARRAPFSFINPQGQPDGLAVRLLELLNDQFGMVLQYQIASDDEALEQLKRRYPQAMLSHALSVPGEGEAAQATLRTGAPWLITPAVLMMARDYEKPLSLHDLDGEKIAIEQHNPLLPWLETWYPLLQLVPVPSLSVAMEQLRARQVRGAIASQFTARYYLQREGEGGLYQALSLPVKPLNVGFAFPQGEAEARSIMDKALQQISPQRLLTLAGAWREAPAAAPSPILPLPSSEAVFATLAGIVLLVALFALWIKQLRHRVRAFAERLQTTQTLMAQLEAAKSENEQTLRAHNAFMKSMGHEVRTPLNAVIGLLELELAALRRRGGGNGNIQTAWESACALLSRVEDVFDIFRAEARDDQSSMRTVDMPSLLHSIVALYQQQAEEKGRQIRVDNALPSPLFECDPLLLIRIVSSLLRNAIRHTGRGDITVAVYQGQRLEDGRLPLVIEVGDSGEGIAAPERVLNGTEAQAHLQAQTGFSLAVCRRMARSADGDLTLESTVGKGTTVCLHLSLHPARVAQPQPASDGACVLIVEDYPPARWLLRQQLNDLRREVLIASNGQEGLTLWQQRRQEIGLVITDCTMPVMDGFAMTRRIREQERAQRLAPVPILGLTAMSRYDAARDCFAAGMNECLTKPIAPDTLARCLARYPGPGSDVSPG comes from the coding sequence ATGAAACGCGGTAGTGCAATAAGTATTACGCTGCTTGCACTGTGGGTGCTGCTGCTCTCAGGCGCGACGGCACGGGCAGCGGGTCTGCCGCTACAGCTGGCGCCGCGTATGGTGGTGAATCCGCCCGCGCTGTTTCTGTCGCCCCCGGTCAGTCGCTGGTTACAAAACCATTCTCGTATTAATGTCGGGATATGGGGGCCTTCACAACCGCCGGTCACCCTGTGGATGGAGCGGGGCCAACTGGCGGGTATTGATGCTGATTATCTGGCGGTGATTGAATCCGCGCTTAACCTGCATTTTAATTTGCGCTATTTCGCCACCCGGGAGCAGGCCATCGCGGCCCTGAATCGCGGCGATATCGCCATGCTGGCAGTCTGGCGACCGGAGCTGGAAAGCGATGGGCGGGTCGCGGCCTCGGCGGCGTGGCTACAGGACAGCGCCGTGATCGTCAGCGCCTCCGCCGCCCACGTTCGGCTGCGGGATATCGATATGGGGTTGTTTGCGCTAATGCGGGGTCAGGATCCGAACCCTGATCCTGACGGACCTTCGCCCCGGGCGTTTCAGGATTACTATCACGCTATTCAGTCGGTGTCATCGGGGCAGGCGCAGGCCGTGGCGCTTAATCATATTACCGCTCGCTACCTGACCCGCGACGGTCAGGCGGATAACGTCTGGTTGATTCCGGAACGGGATCTGGGCGCCATCAATTTCAGCTTTGGCGTTAATCGCGACGCGCCGCATTTGCTGACCGCGATTGATGAGGTATTGCGGCGGCTGTCGCTGGTCAGCCGCCTGCGCATTATTCACGGCTGGGGCGTGGACAGCGACGAAGAGCAGACAGCCCGGCGCCTGAGTCTGACCGCGGCGGAGCGCCGCTGGTTGCAGCAGCACCAGCCGATAACGGTGATCCTCGATGCGCGCCGCGCGCCGTTCAGTTTTATCAATCCCCAGGGGCAGCCGGACGGGCTGGCCGTCCGGCTGCTGGAGCTACTGAACGACCAGTTCGGGATGGTATTGCAGTACCAAATCGCCAGCGATGACGAGGCGCTGGAGCAGCTTAAAAGGCGTTATCCCCAGGCGATGCTCAGCCATGCCCTGAGCGTGCCCGGCGAAGGCGAAGCGGCTCAGGCGACGCTGCGAACCGGTGCGCCCTGGCTGATTACCCCGGCAGTGCTGATGATGGCGCGTGACTATGAAAAACCGCTGTCGCTACACGATCTGGACGGCGAAAAGATCGCCATTGAGCAGCATAATCCGCTGTTGCCGTGGCTGGAGACCTGGTACCCGCTGTTACAACTGGTGCCGGTACCCAGCCTGAGTGTTGCCATGGAGCAGTTGCGCGCCCGCCAGGTGCGCGGCGCCATCGCCTCGCAGTTTACCGCCCGTTACTACCTGCAGCGGGAGGGCGAAGGGGGGCTTTACCAGGCGCTGTCGCTGCCTGTTAAGCCGCTAAATGTCGGTTTCGCCTTTCCCCAGGGGGAAGCCGAAGCCCGGTCGATAATGGATAAGGCGCTGCAGCAGATTTCCCCCCAGCGCCTGCTAACGCTGGCGGGTGCCTGGCGCGAAGCCCCTGCGGCGGCCCCGTCGCCGATACTGCCGCTGCCCTCTTCAGAAGCGGTGTTCGCGACTCTGGCGGGCATTGTTCTGCTGGTGGCTCTGTTTGCCTTGTGGATTAAACAGTTACGCCACCGGGTGCGGGCGTTCGCCGAACGCCTGCAAACCACCCAGACCCTGATGGCGCAACTGGAAGCAGCGAAATCGGAAAACGAACAGACCCTGCGAGCCCATAACGCTTTTATGAAGAGCATGGGCCATGAAGTGCGTACGCCGCTTAATGCCGTGATCGGGCTGCTGGAACTGGAGCTGGCGGCGCTGCGTCGCCGGGGCGGGGGTAACGGCAATATCCAGACAGCATGGGAGTCAGCCTGTGCGCTACTCTCAAGGGTCGAGGATGTGTTCGATATTTTTCGCGCCGAGGCACGCGACGACCAAAGTAGTATGCGGACAGTGGATATGCCCTCTCTGCTGCACAGTATCGTGGCGCTCTACCAGCAGCAGGCGGAAGAGAAGGGGCGCCAGATTCGGGTGGATAACGCGCTACCGTCGCCGCTATTCGAATGCGACCCGCTGCTGCTGATTCGTATTGTCTCCAGCCTGTTGCGTAATGCCATTCGCCATACCGGGCGGGGCGATATCACTGTGGCGGTTTACCAGGGGCAGCGTCTGGAAGACGGGCGCCTGCCGCTGGTGATTGAGGTGGGCGATAGCGGTGAGGGCATCGCCGCACCGGAGCGGGTGCTGAACGGTACCGAAGCGCAGGCGCATCTCCAGGCGCAAACCGGGTTCAGCCTGGCGGTCTGCCGCCGTATGGCCCGGAGTGCCGACGGCGATCTGACTCTTGAAAGCACCGTCGGGAAAGGCACTACGGTCTGCCTGCATCTTAGCCTGCACCCGGCCCGGGTCGCTCAGCCGCAGCCTGCTTCCGATGGCGCCTGCGTATTGATTGTCGAAGATTATCCGCCCGCCCGCTGGCTGTTGCGCCAGCAGCTAAACGATTTACGGCGTGAAGTGTTGATCGCCAGCAACGGCCAGGAGGGGCTGACGCTGTGGCAGCAGCGACGTCAGGAGATTGGTCTGGTGATTACCGACTGCACCATGCCGGTGATGGATGGCTTCGCCATGACCCGGCGGATTCGCGAACAGGAAAGGGCACAACGGCTGGCGCCGGTACCCATTCTTGGGCTGACGGCGATGAGCCGCTATGACGCTGCCCGGGATTGCTTTGCTGCTGGAATGAACGAATGTCTGACCAAGCCCATTGCCCCCGATACCCTGGCGCGATGTCTGGCGCGCTACCCAGGGCCGGGCAGTGATGTGTCCCCTGGCTGA